The Deltaproteobacteria bacterium genome segment CTCCTTGACGAAGAGCCCCTTCCCGCCCACCTTCGACAGCGGGACGTCGAGGATCATGTCGCCGGTCGTCTTGATTTTGGTGATCTCCACTTTCCTGCCGGTGCGTCGCTCGACCTCCGCCCGGACGTGCTCCGCCTGCCAGAGGGCGAGGGTGCTCCCCCGGCTGCCGAGCCGGATGATGTCACTGGCTGCCAACGTTTCCTCCTTGTTCGGGGGGGCGCTCCGCCGCTTCCGGCGCCCCTTCCGCTTCCTCTTCCGGGAGGTCGAAGATCTCCCGCACCGCCGTCACCATCTCCATCGGGCTGCGGCCGTCGGTCTCCCGCTTCAATGACGCGATCGGGGAGTGCAGCACCTTGTTGAGGATCGAGGAGGCGAGGGACTCGACCACCTTCCTCGTCTTCGGGTCGGCCGTCCCCAGCGCGGAGAGCGCCTTGGCCACCTCCGCCTGCCGCACCTCGTCGAATTTTCGTCGCAGGGAGACGATCGTCGGGGTGACCTGCTGCGAATCGAGCCAGCGGCGGAAGCCCGCCACTTCGGCGAGCACGATCTCCTCCGCCAGCAAAGCCTCTCGCTGCCGTTCCTCGAGGTTCGTCTCGATCACGTTGTTCAGGTCGTCGATGTCGTAGACGTAGACGTTGTCGATCTCGTTAGCGTCCGGGTCGATGTCGCGCGGCACCGCCATGTCGATGAAGAACATCGGCCGGTTCCTGCGGATCCGGATCACCGCCTCCACGTCTTCCCGCTTCAGGATGAAGTGCGGGGCTCCGGTCGAGGAGAGGATGATGTCGGCGCGCTTCAGGTGGGTGGCCAGCTCCTCGAAGCGCACGGCCGTGCCTTCGAACTCCTCGGCGAGGCGAACGGCGCGCTCGAAGGTCCGGTTCGTCACGAGGATCCCCTTGGCGCCGGCGGAGAGCAGGTGCCGCGCCGCCAGCTCGCACATCTCCCCCGCCCCGATCAGCATCACCGTCTTGTCCGGGAGGTCGCCCAGGATCTTCTTCGCGAGTTCCACGGCGGCGTACGAGACCGAGACGGCGCTGTTCGCGACCCGCGTTTCGGTGCGCACCCGCTTGGCGACCGAGAACGCCTTCGTGAAGAACTTGTCGAGGACCGGCCCGATCGACTTGAACTCGCAGGCGTACCCGTAGGCGTCCTTCACCTGCCCGAGGATCTGCGGCTCCCCGAGCACCATCGAGTCGAGGCTGCTGGAGACGCGGAACAGGTGCCGCACCGCCTCTTCCCCGAGGTAGTGGTAGAGGTGGCCCGACAGCTCGCCGATCGGGACGCCGTGGAACCCGGCGAGAAAATCCTTCACGTGCTCCACACCCTTGTATCCCACTTCCGAAAGGACGCAGACCTCGACGCGGTTGCAGGTGGAGAGGATCACCCCTTCCGAGATGCCGTCGCGCTCCCGCAACCCCCGGAGGGCGTGCCCCACCGTGTCCGCCGGGAACGCCAGGCGCTCCCGGACCTCCACCGGCGCGGTACGGTGGTTCAAGCCGACGATGACGATCTCGCTCATGCGCCGCTTCACCGTTCCATCAGCCGGAAAGGTTCGTGTAGGTGTGCAGACCCGGCAGGAGAAGGTTCACGCCGAGGAAGGTGAACAGGACCGCGCAGAACCCGACGATGGCGAGGATCGCCGCCTTGCGCCCGCGCCAGCCGACGGTCATCCGTCCGTGGAGCAGCGCGGCGTAGAGCAGCCACGTGATGAGGGACCAGACCTCTTTCGGGTCCCAGCTCCAGTAGGAGCCCCAAGCGTACTCCGCCCAGATCGATCCCGTGATGATCCCCAGGGTGAGCAGCGGGAAACCGATCGTCATGCAGCGGTAGTTGATGTCGTCGAGCACGTCGAGCGACGGCAGCCGCTTGAAGATCGCGCCAATTTTTTTCCGCTTCAGCTCCCTCTCCATCAGCAGGTACATGATCGCCGCGCCGAACGCCACGGCGAAGACGGCGTTGCCGAAGAAAAGGAGGATCACGTGGACGGGGAGCCAGTACGAGTTGAGGGCGGGGGCCAGCGCCCGGACCTCGCCGGGCAGGAAAGCCGCGGAGACGCTGAAGGCGAAGGCCAGCGGCGCCACGAACGCGCCGAGCACCCGGAGGTGGTACCTGAGTTCGAAGGCGAGAAAGACGCACACGATCGCGAAGGCGGAGAAGGAGAGCGACTCGAAGAGACTTGTGATCGGGGTGTATCCGGCGACGAAGTAGCGCGCGACGAACCCCGCCCCGTGGAGGATGGCGCCGATCAGCAGCAGCATCCGCCCGAGCTTCGCGCTTCGTTCGTTCAGCGTGAAGATGAAGTGGAGGTACGCCAACGCCCCGACGAGGTAAAAGAGGGCCGTGACCTTGAGCAGAGCCGTGTGCATCGAAATATTGTATCCCATTTTCGAATCAGAAACCGACGCGCGCTCTCTCCCCGCGATCGGTCATTCCCACAGATTCGGGTACCATTTCGTCACGAACCGGGTGGTGAGCCCCGGCCGCCATCCGACACGGTTCCCGACCAGGTCGATGATGGAAATCCCCAACAGCATGGGAAGGAGCATCGTCGACAGGAACACCCTTCCGACCGGGATTCCGCATCCTTTCAGCCCCTCGAACACCCGGATGCCGAACAGGGATCGCATGAGGAAATACAGGACGCAGTACAAGGCGCTCAACGGCATGCAGGTCAGCAAGGTGAGGATCTCGAACGCCCTGTCCGTGGCGGGGGAACGGGAAAACCGGTCCCGCCCGGAACCGGGCCCCTTGTAGGTGTTGACCTCCCCGGGGCGGCACAACTCGAACGCCCATTTCACCATGATGTAGGAGATGACGTAGACGGAAATGGCCGCCACATCCGGTACGGAACGGAAGTACGTCTTCTGGGCCGGCAGATAGACGGCAGGAATCGGCAACGAGCGGATCGAAACTCCCGAATCCCCGGATTTCACGAGAAGTTCGGTTTCGGTGACGTATCGTTCCTTGTTGAGGGCCATGGACTCCACAACCGACAACGGATACAGGCGATAACCGCATTGGGTGTCATCGATGTAGCGGTTGGCCGCGAGGCAGACGTAGAACCTTGCGACCAGCATGGAATTCCTTCGGTGGACCGGAATCGCGTCTTCATCGGCCATCCTCGATCCGACGATGATGGATCCGGGATCGTTCCGATGAGCGTCGAGAAACCGGGGGATGTCCACGGGATCGTGCTGCCCGTCCGAATCCAGCGCAATGACGACTTCGAATCCTCTTTTTCGTGCCTCCGCGAACAGCAGGCGCAAACAGTGGCCCTTCCCGCGGTTTTCCGGCAAACGGATGACGTGCGCGCCGGCCTCCCTCGCGACCCGGGCCGTGTCGTCGGTCGAACCGTCGTCGCAGACGATCACCGCCTCCAGAAAGGCGAGAGCGCCCCGCACCACCGCGCCCACCGTCCCCTCCGCGTTGTAGGCGGGGATGACGACGCAAACCGGACCGGATTCCTTCATGCGCCATCCCCGGGCGCCCGCCGGTCGACTCCCTGTCGGGGAAGATCGGCGTACCGGAGCAGCGAAGGGAGCAGGAAGACGGTGGAGAGTATGCAGAACACCGCTCCGAAGCAGAGCACGACTCCGATGGAGGCCAGCCCGCGGTAATGCGAAGTCACCAGGCTGCCGCACGACGCCACCGTGGTGGCCGCGCAGAGAACGATGCTCCCTCCGGTCCGGCGGAGCGCTTCCGCGCCGCCTCCTCCCGGCCCTGCCCGCCGCGCCTGCATCAGGTAGATCCCATAGTCGACCCCAAACCCGAAGACGAGCGCGATCCCCGCCACGTTGAAGAAGTTGAACGGGATCCCGGCCGCCCCCATCGCTCCCAGGGTGAACAGCGTTCCCGTCATCACCGGGACCATCACAAGCGCCACGATGCGCAGGCGCCGGAAGTGGAGTCCCACGATGATGCAGTTCGCCGCGAAGGACAGGAGGATCGCAAGAACGCTCTCGCGGAGGATGGAGGACCGGATCTCCTCGAAGATCAGGGACGGACCGGTCAGCGCGAAGTCCGGACCCATCGCACGAACGTCTTCCTTCAGCGCGGAAAGCGCCCCCCCTCCCCACCGCTCTCCGGGAGAGGTCAGGTGGGCGGCGATCGCGGTGCGGGAGTCGTTGTAGAAGTAGGACGCACGCGGGTCTTCCGACCGGGCGAGCTCCGGCAGGTCCACCGCCCCTTTCCGGGCGAGAGCGTCGACGATCCCCGCGGCGTACGGGGCAAGATCCTCACCCGGCGCCATTCCCTGCCCCTCCATCTCCCTCCGGACCGCTGTTTCGAGTCCGGGACCGGTGTACCGGCCGGGCAGACCGGCATCGGAGAGAAGATTCCGGGACTCCTTCTGCCGATGCGGAGGCGGGAGCAGCAACGAGGGGGAAGAGAACGTGCCGACCGCTCCGGACCGCCGCCACCGCTCCCCCCGCCGATCGAGGAGGTCGAAATCCTCCGCGAGCCGGGAGGCGTTGTCCGCCCTCGCGACGAGGAAGAGCGGCTCTCCCTTCCTGCCGAGCTTCGCCTCGACCGCCCGCTCGACCTTCCGCACCTCGCTGTTCGCGAGGCCGATCGATTCGACGCCCGCGTCGAACCGGGTCCGGGCGGCTCCGGCAGCGGCCAGCAGCAGGAACACGGAAAAAACGGCGATCACGACACCGCCTCTCCCGTCGACCAGCCGCTCCGCCCACCCCGTCGGTATTCCGCCGGGACGCCCCGAAGCGAGACGCGACCCGGAGCCCCTCGAAAGCAGGGAGAGGAGCGGACAGAACACGAGAAACGTGGAAACCAGGCAGAACAGGATGCCGAACCCCGCCACCACGCCGAGTTCATGGAGGCCCCGAAAACCGGTAACGACTACGGAAAAGAAGGCGACCGCGCTCGTCGCCGCGCTGCTGATAAGCGCTTTCCCCGTGTCGGAGAAGGTGGCCTCCAGCGCCTGCAGCGGCGACCTTCCCCCGCGCAGCTCTCCATCGAACCGGTGGTACGCGAGGATCATGTAATCGACGTACAGTCCGATCAGCATCGCGGCGACGATGCTGGTGACGATGTTCAGCCCCCCGTACAGCAGATAGGCGAACAGGAGGGTCCACGAGAGGGCGGCGAACAGCGTCAGGACGAAAACGCCCAGCACGGCCAGGGGAGGACGAAACGCCAGGTAAACAAGAAGCAGCACGAGGACGAAGGAGGAGGCGAAGGAGATGACCATGTCGCGCCAGATCACGGCGGACGCTTCCGCCGCGTTCGCGTACCCGCCGGCGAGCCTCACCCGGACCGCGTCCCTCCCTCCCTGCGCGGCGGATACCCTGGACGCGATTCCCGCCACTTCCCGGTAAAGGCTCGCCGCGAAGGAGACGTCCCGGGCGGATCCCTTCGGCCGCGCCATCACGAGGGCGAACGTCCGGCCCGCGTCCATGTAGTACCCCGTGGAAAGATCGATCCCCCCCGGAACCGCGCCCCGGAGCAGGCTCCCCTGGAGGATCTCCCTCAAGTTCAGCGGATCCCGTGAAATCAGATCCGCCTCCAGGGGTGAAGCCAGCGGACCGAGGAGCGCCTCCCGGTTCCTCCGGATCTGCCGGCGGATCCCGGCCGGGGTGAGGCGGTCCGAGAGCCGCGCGACTGCCGGCGCATCGAGGTACGCCGGGAAATGCTTCGCGACGAGGCCTCCACCCGAGCGGAAGAGATTGTAATCGACCGATGCGACCCGGGAGGAGGCGGAGAGCTCCTCCCCGATGGCATCCACGGCCGCGACGAGGGCCTCCGGCGACGGATCCCGGGAGGAGACCACCAGGACCAGGCCGTCCATCATCCCGAAATCGTCGAGGAACCCGCGGAACGCGTGGATCGTCGGGTTCCCCTCCGGCAGAACGTCCAGCAGGTCCGTCCGGACCGGCATCCGCGCAATGATCCCGCCGGAAACGGCGGCGGCGAGCAGAAAGGCGACAGCGATCTTCCCCGGTCGGGCGTCGGTCATGCGAGCCAGGCGCAGAAGGAACCGGGTCGTCATTCAGGAAGGCTTTCGCGCGATGGTGGTTTTGCTCGCCCCGGGGAGGAGGAACCTCCCGCCGCTTCCTGCGAATAGGCCGCGGGCGAGCGCACCGAACAGCATGGTGGCCATTCGCGGCCCGATCCGGGGGGGGATCGTGTTGCGGCCCGGGAACGTCCGTATCTTCCCGAAGCCCGCCTCGGCGAGCATCACCGTGAGCACGCGGGGCGGAAAGTCGAAGAGATGAAAGGGGGGATCGTACAACCCGTCTCCCAATCCGAAAGGGGAAAGCAGCCGGACGATCGGCGTGGTGTCGGGAACCCGCACCAGGAGCACCCCGCCCGGTTCGAGGAGCGCGAACACCTTTCTCAACGCGGACATCGGATCGAAGAGGTGTTCCAACACGTAAAACATGGTGATCGCGCGGTATGCCGCGCCCGAACGGGAAAATTCATCGAGGGTTCCCAAGTGGACGGGAATGCCTTTCGCCGAGGTGGCGGCAACCGTCATCGGGGACGGGTCGACCCCTTCCGCGTCCCACCCCCGATCCCGCATCAACGAGACGAATCCACCGTACCCGCACCCCACATCCAGGAGGCGGTGTGGACCGGACCCGTCCCACAATGCATCGAGGTGGTCGGCCGCTTCCCGAAAGATCTTCGCCATGAGGTGATTCCAGCCCGCCTCGTTCCCGCCGTGCCGGGCATGATACTCCCCGTAGAGCCCGGGGAGATCCTCCTCCGGTGGCTTCGGATGAACGTATACCAACCCGCATCCGCCGCAACGGACGATGGGATATCCCTTCTGGATCGCGACGGGTTGCGGCGCATCCCGGCCGCAAAGGATGCATGGGGTGAAGAACGTCTCCGGCACCTTATTGAACCCGCATCACAGGGAGCTAAGCGTTGAGTCCGCCCGCCGCTTCGGGGTTCCCTGCCGATTGGGACTTCACGTATTCCGCGATGGTATCGATGGATACCAGCACCTTCACCGCCAGCGCGCGATCCTCGATCGCGACGCCGAACTCCTTCTGGATGCCGAGCACCAGTTCCAGCGCGTCGATCGAGTCGAGTCCGAGGCTGCCGGTCCCGAACAGCGGCGCATCATCGTCGATCTTCTCGACCGCCGTGGAGAGATTCAGACGAACGGCCAGGATTTCCCGGATCTTCCTTTTTGTTTCATCCACTTCCAGAGCGTTTCCTCCTTCTTTCCCGTCGATGAACCCGGAGGGAATGCATTCCCGGCAATCTTTTTATCATAAGACGCGAAGCCGCTCGGGGCAACGGAAAAGTATTGTGGGACGGAGGACAACCAATCCCGTGATTCCAAGGAAAAAACGTCGTTCCGTCGACACCTCGAACCGGTTCTCCCGGAAGATTCCCCGCAACCGATTCCGGGCCGGGAAGGCGCGAAGGCTCTCCGCGACATACCCGTGGATCTCCGGCGTCCCGTGCAGGAGGAGCCCCCAGAGTCCGCACCAGCTCCGCAGCAGAAAGTACTGCAGCTGCCGGAGACGGTAACTTTCCGGATTGGAAAAGTCGAGGAACGCCGCCACGCCGCCGGGTGAAAGCACCCGGTGGACCTCGGCGATGGCTTTCCGAAGGTCGGGCGCGTTGCGAAGGGCGTAGCTCCCGGTCACAACATCGATGGAACCGTCGGGGAACGGGAGGTTGCACAGGTCGCCCTGCTCGAACCGGACGTTCGCGAACCGGTTGCGCTCTCGCGCGATCGCCAGCATCGGCGCGGAGAGATCCACCCCCGTAACGACCCCTTCGGGATAGCGTCCCGCGAGGAGAAAGGCCACGTCGCCGGTTCCGCAGGCAAGGTCCAGGCAAACAGGCGATGGGATGCCCGGCAGGGCGTCGACAAGGGCCCGCTTCCACGCCGCGTCCCGCCCGAGGGACATCATGCGTGTCGCCAAGTCGTATCGCGGCGCCGCCTCGGCGAAGTGGCGTTCGTTGTACGCCCGTTTCCTTTCCGGGACGTCGAGCCACTCCCGCGCCTTGAGGCGGAACCGCCCGCTCACGGCTTCCCCTCCCGGTTTCCTCCCGGAAGGTATCGCCACATCGCCCCGCCGTCGAGGGAGCGGAACAACTCGTCATACGCCGCCAGCGCCCGTCGGCTCTCCTCCTGGTTCACCCGGACCGCCTTCGCCGCGAAATCGTAGCACCACCGGCACGCCTCGCACTCCGCGTCGCGGCACCCCTTTTCCCGGAACCGCTCCATGAACCCGTCGAGCGCCCGGTTGTCGACAACCACCGGAGGCTCCCCCGTCACCGGACGGGTCATGTGCCGCAGGTCCGCCAGCCGCTTCAGCAGGAGCATCCGGGCCGGGTTGACCAGCACGGGTCGAAGGAGGAACCTTCGCTGCCACCCGATCCCCTTCCGGTAATACCGTTCGCTCCCGTTCACCTCCTGCAAGGCATACGGCTGGACCAGGTCGAGGAGATTGCCGTCGTACCGGCGTGCCGCATAGGCCCGGACCCTGTTCACCAGCACCGGCGTGGGAAGGTCCCGTTCCGTCACCTTGAACAGGTCGTACCCCATTTCTTCGTACAGCCCGAGGTCCTCCGGCCGGATCCACTCCGATCGGATGTAGTTCACCGGGTCGCGCAGCTTCATCTCCGTGCACCGCAGGAAGCACCAGTCGATGAAGAAGCCGCGGTTTCCGTGCCACTCCTGCCCCGCATGGGCCAGGGCGTTCATGTGGGCCGGGGAGAAGGCGCACGAGGAGAGGCAATTATTGTTCACCAGCAGCTCGAGGTCGCATTTCACCGCTTCGCGGATCCTCGCCAAGGTCGAAAACTCCCGGTTCACGAGGAGGCTGTCGAGGACGATCCCGTCCGCGCCCATCTCCTCCCACATCCGTGCCTTCCGCACGTGGTCCACGCCTGCGAAAACGGAGATCCGGACCTTGAGCTCCGGGTAGCGCGTCTTGACGATCCGGAGAAGAAACGGGGAGGACACGGTGACCGTCTCCACGCCGATGCCGCAAAGCCATCCGCAGAGGCCCTCGATCTCCGCCTGCCCCGCGCGCGTGATCTCCCGGTTGCCGAGACAGGACGCGTTGAGGAGATAGTTGAAGGAGATCCCCGCCACCCTTGCCTCGCGGACATGCGCCGCGACCCGCTTCCGGGACACCGGCGCGAGCTGGTAGGGGGCGCGCCCGCCGCCGACGGCGTCCTCCCGCAACTTGCCGAACAGCTCGACGACCGGGTACCCCCGGAGCGCATCGACCAGCGCGGGGTCGAAATTCGTGGCGACGGAGAGCCTCATCCCAGCGGCAGGGGGACCGCTTCGGAGGCCGCAACCCGGGCGGCATCCGGAGCGAAGACCGCATCGAGGGTCGCCATTTCCACGGTCAGCCCGGGTCCGAACGCGACCGCGCAGACACGCTCCCGTCCTTTCGCGGAGGAACGCTTGAGGATCTCCTCCAGGACGAAGAGGATGGTGGCGCTGCTCATGTTCCCGCACCGGCGCAGCACCTCGCGGGAAGCGCTCACCTGGTCGGCGGAAAGCCCGAGGGTCCTCTGCACCTGGTCAACGATCGACTTCCCCCCGGGATGGACCGCCCACGTGTCGACGTCGGACAGGGACAGCCCCCCGGCGGCCAGTGCGGGACCGACCAACTCGCGGATGTTCGAGCCGATGAGCTTCGGCACGTAACTCGACAGGGCGATGTCGAACCCCTGGTCGCCGATCCGCCACGTCATGTCCTGCTCGCCGGCGGGAACCAGCGCGGAACGGAATCCGTCCAGCCGGTATGCGGGCACACCGGGTTCCGGTTCCCGGGCGGAAATGATCGCGGCCCCCGCCCCGTCGGCGAAGAGCGAGTTCGCCAGAAGATTGTCCTCCGATCCGTTCAACTGGAGGTGGAGGCTGCACAGCTCGAGGCACATCACGAGGATCACGGCGGACGGGTCCGCCGCGCAGAACTGGGCGGCCATCCGCAAGGCGGGGAAGGCGGCATAGCACCCCATGAAGCCGAGGTGGTACCGCTGCGTCGCGTCGGACATCCCCAGCTCTCGCACGATGAAGTAGTCGGGGCCCGGGTTGTAGAACCCGGTGCACGACACGGTCACGACGTGCGTCACGTCGGCGGGAGTGACACCGGGACAGTTCCCGATCACCTTCCGGGCCAACGCCACCGACATCGCACGGGACTCGGTCGAAAAGATGTCGTTGCGGGCGGCGGTCCCGGGGCCTCGAAGCGCTCCATCCGCGTCGCGCCGAAAGAAGGCGCCCTCCCCCTCCCCGTCGTAGTTGCGAAGGACGGAGTGGCGGCGCTCGATCCCCGAGTGCCGGTACACGGCGCGCACCAGGCGCCGCTCCCGGTCGTCGCGAGCCCACTCCTGCATCTTCACCATCGCCTCCTCCTGGGCGAAGGAGAAATCGGGGAGCAGCGTGTCGATCCGGTGGATCCAGGCGGTCATGGGATGCCTCCGTCTATTCCATTTGGATGCGTCTCAATGGGATCGCGAAACGGTCAGGACAAAGGTGGTCTTGACGGAGACCTTGTCGCCGACCCGGATGATGCCGAGGACGGAGGGGGCTTTCAGATCGAACTCCCCGAGCGACACGGGGAATTCGAGGTCGCCTGCCTGCCCGCGGCGTCGCGAGCGAGGACCGCTTCAAAGGGCAGGCAACGCACGGAGCCAGGAACGTCATGCAGGGTGGACGTGACGAGGAAAGCGACGTCACATGCCCCAAGGATCCTTGCCGGAACGGGCGCCTCCGCCGGAGCGGCCCAGGCGTAGGAAGAAGAGAAAACGGCAACCAGCGTCGCCAGCAATCGTCCCGTACGGATTTTCATCCCGGGTCACCCCTTCTCCCCTATTCTATTATAGTGATGCCTCTCCTCATTCATGTGGATACGGTAACGGTGGCGTCGTTCTCCTTGCGTGATCCGCCGTCCGATGCGCCTTCTCATTGGATGCGGAAATCATGAAAGGGAGTCCTGGAATGATGATCTCCCTCGCCTGGGTGGCCCCGGCTTTCATTATCCTCCGGGTGCGCCATAGAACGCGCGCAAGGTACGGTATTCCTCGTTAAGACATTTTTTCTTGACGGGAGGAGACCATATGGAGGTTAAATATTCCGGTCATGACCCGAAATGATATCGCGTTGATCACCGGCGGCAGCAAGGGGATCGGGGCCGCCATCGCCCGTGCCCTGGCGCGGGATGGTTTCGACATCTGGCTCAACTATCGATCGGACCACGAAGCGGCGAAGGAAGTCGCCCGGCAGGTCGGCGAGTTGGGGAGGTCCTGCAAGCTCCTCCCCTTCGATGTCGCCGATTCCGGCTCGGTGAAAAGCGCCCTCGCCCCGGTGCTCGAAACGGAGTGTCCCCAGGTCCTCGTCAACAACGCCGGCTTCAGCAGGGACGGTCTATTGGTCTGGATGGAAGAACCGGAATGGAAGGAAACCCTTTCCGTCCACCTGGACGGTTTTTTCTTCGTCACGAAGATGGTTTTGTTCGGAATGTTGAAGAGAAGATCCGGACGGATCATCAACATCGTCTCCACTTCAGGACAAAGCGGCGTGGCGGGTCAGACGAACTACTCGGCGGCCAAGGCGGGGCTGATCGGCGCGACCAAGTCGCTGGCCCTGGAGGTCGCCAAAAGGAACATCCTGGTCAACGCCGTTTCCCCCGGATTCATCGAAACGAACATGACCGCCGGACTTCCCCTCGACCGGATCCTGCCGTTGATCCCGTTGGGGCGGATGGGGAAACCGGAAGAAGTGGCGGAGGTGGTCGGCTTTCTCGCGTCGGGAAAGGCCTCCTATATCACCGGGCAGGTTTTCTCGGTAAACGGCGGCGTCTATCTGTAGCCCATCCTGCCCATGAGACCCG includes the following:
- the fabG gene encoding 3-oxoacyl-ACP reductase FabG is translated as MTRNDIALITGGSKGIGAAIARALARDGFDIWLNYRSDHEAAKEVARQVGELGRSCKLLPFDVADSGSVKSALAPVLETECPQVLVNNAGFSRDGLLVWMEEPEWKETLSVHLDGFFFVTKMVLFGMLKRRSGRIINIVSTSGQSGVAGQTNYSAAKAGLIGATKSLALEVAKRNILVNAVSPGFIETNMTAGLPLDRILPLIPLGRMGKPEEVAEVVGFLASGKASYITGQVFSVNGGVYL